One Methanohalophilus mahii DSM 5219 genomic window carries:
- the thrC gene encoding threonine synthase gives MSHVIGLKCRECGTEYPGGIQNTCYECFGPLEVHYDWDEIQNRASKEKISKGPPSIWRYSDLLPIDGTNYVDLGAGYNKLHRAENLGKELGLQELYILDDSVNPTNSFKDRVTSVAVSKALELGAEAVGCASTGNLASAVGAHAAKAGLPAYIFIPSSIEPGKITQMLTYKPNTIAVDGTYDDANRLASEVADLNPNWAFVNITIRPYYTEGSRTLAFETAEQLGWDTPDHIVAPLGSGALLCALFRGYNELENIGFVDNSSNIKFSGSQPLGCSPISTAVQNATEVVPIRELDTVAHSLAIGNPADGYYAKEIIHQSGGYAASPTDEEIIEAIRLLANTEGIFTEPAGGTTIAGLKKLVESGHINPDEKTVVYVTGNGLKTQDTIAKTLEQPESIKPTLSAFTNKYNNNSTSTQ, from the coding sequence CCTGGAGGAATACAGAACACATGCTACGAATGTTTTGGCCCTCTTGAAGTACATTATGACTGGGACGAAATCCAGAATCGTGCCAGTAAAGAAAAAATATCTAAAGGTCCTCCGTCCATCTGGAGATATTCGGATCTGCTACCAATTGACGGTACGAACTATGTGGACCTGGGAGCAGGTTACAACAAACTTCATCGTGCCGAAAATCTTGGCAAAGAGTTGGGCTTGCAGGAACTTTATATCCTTGATGATTCCGTAAATCCCACCAACTCTTTTAAGGATAGGGTAACATCGGTAGCTGTCAGCAAGGCGCTTGAGTTAGGTGCAGAAGCTGTGGGTTGTGCTTCGACCGGAAACCTTGCATCTGCTGTTGGTGCACATGCTGCAAAAGCAGGACTTCCTGCATACATTTTCATTCCTTCGTCAATAGAACCTGGCAAGATCACACAGATGCTTACGTATAAACCTAACACCATTGCAGTCGACGGAACATATGATGATGCTAATCGTCTCGCAAGTGAGGTGGCTGATCTGAACCCGAACTGGGCATTTGTTAACATAACAATCAGACCTTATTATACCGAAGGGTCCAGAACACTGGCTTTTGAGACTGCAGAGCAACTTGGCTGGGACACCCCCGACCATATAGTTGCCCCCCTGGGAAGCGGGGCATTGCTATGCGCACTCTTTAGAGGTTATAACGAACTCGAAAATATAGGGTTTGTTGACAACAGTAGCAATATAAAATTTTCAGGATCCCAACCTTTAGGTTGCTCACCTATATCAACTGCTGTTCAAAATGCTACAGAAGTAGTACCTATAAGAGAGTTGGATACGGTGGCTCATAGTCTTGCAATCGGCAATCCGGCTGATGGTTATTATGCAAAAGAAATAATTCATCAATCCGGTGGATACGCAGCATCACCTACAGATGAAGAAATTATTGAAGCTATACGTTTACTTGCAAATACCGAAGGTATTTTCACTGAACCCGCAGGAGGAACAACAATTGCAGGCCTAAAAAAACTGGTTGAAAGCGGACATATAAATCCGGACGAGAAAACCGTAGTATATGTAACAGGTAATGGCTTAAAGACTCAGGATACAATTGCAAAAACACTTGAGCAGCCGGAATCGATTAAGCCTACACTATCAGCATTTACAAACAAGTACAATAATAATTCTACTAGCACACAATAA
- a CDS encoding ABC transporter substrate-binding protein, translating to MRKSLNIGHLSTMYHTSFILMNTDWLKKANIEANWSLFGGGPAIVQAFERGEVDLGYIGLPPVMIGIDRGVAIKCIAGGHVEGTVMIANSEFKSLDQCGSNPSLFFEQFKGLTIACPPDGSIHDVIIRNCIKKSGFEGKITVKNYEWADMIPEAMADGEIQVAVGTPSLAVAAKRFCNAKTVISPDRLWPDNPSYGIIASADVIENFPELVLDFIKIHDKGCKFIRKNPGNAARIVAEKVGVVDADFVQEMYEISPKYFAGISYKYIESTMKFNPTLHELGFISQPLEEKDIFDMRFVNQLAL from the coding sequence ATGAGAAAGTCATTAAATATCGGCCATCTTTCGACCATGTACCACACTTCGTTCATATTAATGAATACTGATTGGTTGAAAAAGGCAAATATAGAAGCAAACTGGAGTCTCTTCGGAGGAGGACCTGCGATCGTCCAGGCGTTTGAAAGGGGAGAAGTAGATCTGGGTTATATTGGCCTGCCTCCGGTAATGATCGGTATCGATCGAGGGGTTGCAATAAAATGTATTGCCGGAGGACACGTTGAAGGCACAGTTATGATTGCAAATTCAGAATTCAAATCTCTGGATCAATGTGGAAGTAATCCGTCCTTGTTTTTTGAACAGTTTAAGGGATTAACCATTGCCTGTCCCCCAGACGGGTCCATTCATGACGTGATAATTCGTAACTGCATTAAAAAAAGTGGTTTTGAAGGGAAAATCACTGTTAAAAATTACGAATGGGCTGATATGATCCCTGAAGCTATGGCTGATGGTGAGATCCAAGTTGCAGTCGGCACCCCTTCCCTTGCAGTTGCAGCTAAAAGATTTTGTAATGCAAAAACCGTCATCTCACCTGACAGGTTATGGCCAGATAACCCAAGTTACGGTATCATCGCAAGTGCTGACGTGATTGAAAACTTTCCAGAGCTGGTTTTAGACTTCATCAAAATACATGACAAAGGATGTAAGTTCATCCGCAAAAATCCCGGAAATGCAGCCCGGATTGTTGCAGAAAAAGTCGGAGTAGTAGATGCTGATTTTGTGCAGGAGATGTATGAAATATCCCCTAAATACTTTGCTGGGATTTCATACAAATATATTGAATCAACCATGAAATTCAATCCGACCTTACATGAACTTGGTTTCATCTCCCAGCCATTGGAAGAAAAAGACATTTTTGATATGCGTTTTGTGAACCAGCTAGCATTATAA
- a CDS encoding phosphoadenylyl-sulfate reductase: MPEEDLGLAEKVEQLDKEYEHSSPQEILEYALGNYSPDISIAFSGAEDIVLIDMAKKIRDDVRIFSLDTGRLHPETYRFMDKVRDYYDIPIEIYFPNRDKTEELVRQKGLFSFYRDGHKECCGVRKVDPLKRALNDVGSWVTGQRKDQSPGTRLSIPVIELDRVFGDGNLVKFNPLANWTSKQVWQYIRENDVPYNELHEKGFVSIGCEPCTRPILPGQHEREGRWWWEEATKKECGLHSGNIGQSHK, from the coding sequence ATGCCAGAGGAGGATTTGGGATTAGCAGAAAAAGTAGAACAATTAGATAAAGAATATGAACACAGTTCTCCGCAGGAAATACTGGAATATGCACTGGGAAATTATTCCCCGGACATTTCCATAGCATTCAGCGGGGCTGAAGATATTGTGTTAATCGATATGGCAAAGAAGATCAGGGATGATGTACGGATATTTTCACTGGACACAGGAAGACTGCATCCTGAAACATACCGATTCATGGACAAGGTCAGGGACTATTATGATATTCCTATCGAGATATATTTTCCCAACAGGGATAAGACTGAAGAATTGGTCCGTCAGAAGGGATTATTCTCATTCTACAGGGATGGTCACAAAGAGTGCTGTGGGGTCAGGAAAGTGGACCCTCTCAAACGGGCACTTAATGATGTTGGTTCCTGGGTAACAGGCCAGAGAAAAGATCAGAGTCCCGGCACGCGTTTATCCATTCCCGTTATTGAGCTTGACAGGGTGTTTGGGGATGGCAACCTTGTAAAATTCAATCCTCTGGCAAACTGGACATCAAAACAGGTATGGCAATACATAAGAGAAAATGATGTTCCTTACAATGAGCTTCATGAAAAAGGATTTGTCAGCATTGGCTGTGAACCATGTACCCGGCCGATACTGCCCGGACAACATGAACGTGAAGGTCGATGGTGGTGGGAAGAAGCCACCAAAAAAGAGTGTGGACTCCACTCCGGTAATATTGGACAGAGTCACAAATAA
- a CDS encoding ubiquitin-like small modifier protein 1 — protein sequence MVSVRFSSALNNITKTRSSEFDLQNTTIRSLFDELIKEFGEEFENRLFENGEIRRFVNIYVNGEDIRHLSGLETEIKASDEVSILPAVSGG from the coding sequence ATGGTATCAGTAAGATTTTCATCAGCATTGAACAACATTACAAAAACAAGATCATCTGAATTTGACCTGCAGAACACGACAATCAGGAGCCTGTTTGATGAATTGATAAAGGAATTTGGCGAAGAGTTCGAAAACCGTCTTTTTGAGAACGGCGAAATTCGCCGGTTTGTTAATATCTATGTAAACGGGGAAGATATAAGGCATCTGTCAGGCCTGGAAACAGAAATAAAGGCATCCGACGAAGTCTCCATTCTTCCTGCAGTAAGTGGTGGTTAA
- the sat gene encoding sulfate adenylyltransferase yields MIKQQNPHGGKLIDRTLSSENVREIISQTDKFQSMDVDIGIARDMENIANGLFSPLEGFLTREDYENVLSNKRLSNGIPWTIPIVLDISHEKASIIKSGDDVILRYEDRPIALLHVEEIYDLDKDAHAQQVFGTTDKSHPGVANTYRMEDNLVGGKIDLLQETPSPYPKYALKPKETRKLFQEMNWNTIVGFQTRNVPHLGHEYIQKTALSNVDGLFINPVIGKKKSGDFRDDVILEAYETLIENYFPQERATLGIFQTEMRYAGPREAVFHAIVRKNFGCTHFIVGRDHAGVGSFYPPFAAHEIFSEFDDLGIIPMFFKSFFYCKKCGSIAHSKICPHSSDFYIHFSGTRMRELLVTGKRPPADSMRPEIADVILKYDNPFVE; encoded by the coding sequence ATGATTAAACAACAAAACCCGCATGGTGGGAAGTTAATTGACAGAACTCTTTCCTCGGAAAATGTCAGGGAAATAATCAGTCAGACAGATAAATTCCAGAGTATGGATGTGGACATAGGGATTGCCAGAGATATGGAAAACATAGCCAATGGTTTGTTCAGTCCCCTTGAAGGCTTCCTCACTCGTGAAGATTATGAAAATGTGCTCTCTAACAAGAGATTGTCAAATGGCATCCCCTGGACAATTCCGATTGTACTTGATATTTCCCATGAAAAGGCCTCAATAATTAAATCCGGCGATGACGTCATCCTCCGGTATGAAGATAGGCCGATAGCTCTTCTTCATGTTGAGGAAATCTACGACCTCGATAAGGATGCTCATGCTCAGCAGGTCTTTGGAACTACGGATAAATCCCACCCCGGAGTTGCCAATACATACCGGATGGAAGACAATTTGGTAGGGGGTAAGATAGACCTCCTACAAGAAACACCGTCCCCTTATCCCAAATATGCATTGAAACCCAAAGAGACAAGAAAACTGTTCCAGGAGATGAATTGGAATACCATTGTGGGATTCCAGACCCGGAATGTGCCTCACCTAGGTCATGAATATATTCAGAAAACAGCACTCAGTAATGTGGATGGCCTCTTCATAAACCCGGTGATCGGTAAAAAGAAATCCGGTGATTTCAGGGATGATGTAATCCTTGAAGCTTATGAAACTTTGATCGAGAATTATTTCCCGCAGGAGAGAGCCACCCTGGGTATTTTCCAGACCGAAATGCGTTATGCAGGCCCCCGTGAAGCAGTATTCCATGCGATTGTACGCAAGAACTTTGGATGTACCCATTTCATTGTGGGTCGTGATCATGCAGGGGTTGGATCATTCTATCCTCCGTTTGCAGCACATGAGATTTTCTCCGAATTCGATGATCTGGGCATAATCCCTATGTTCTTCAAATCCTTCTTCTACTGCAAGAAATGTGGAAGTATTGCCCATTCAAAGATCTGCCCACATTCTTCGGATTTCTACATACATTTCAGTGGAACTCGTATGCGGGAGTTACTCGTGACTGGGAAACGCCCTCCGGCAGATTCCATGAGGCCTGAAATTGCAGATGTTATATTGAAGTATGACAATCCTTTTGTTGAGTGA